GCATATTCATTGGCGATGGAATCGCTGACATTGATTACACTACGGGCAAACCTTATCAAGAACCTTTCAAGCATTTTTTTTAGCTTTATTGAAAGTGCCGATTGATTAGGCACATCATTAATAGCAAATTCATGCGAGTCGTAAACTATGATAATTTTGGACCTTGTTAGCTTACAAAAAAAACCAACAAAAAGCCCATTAAGGTCGTTACAATGTAAAACATCGATTTTACGGTAACGAAAAACAAAATGACCTATAAACTCAAAAAGCTTTAGCACCTGTATTAGCTTATGCTTTGACCAGGCTCTACTAACGAGTTTTATTCTATGTACTGAAACACCACTTATCGTTTCATGCTCCTTTAGCGCGGTATCATGCAAAGCAACAACGCAGACATCATAGCCAGAATCAAGCAATGTTTTGGATGTTTTAAGGACACGGCTATCATTTATAAAATTATTTAACACCAGATTCGCTATTTTCATGAAATATCCATCAATGTACACCAGCGCAGATAGTTAACCCAACGCCATACTCGACCATCAAATGATTTATTACCATCAACAACTTTCTGAAACTCTTTTAAAAGTTTTGACTTATCTAAAAAAGGCAATTCTGGCGCATCGGAAATCCAGTCTTTAATCACATCAACCATACTCAACAACCAAGTTGACTCAGGTGTAGTAAATCCAATCTTGTCTTTTCTATCCAAGTGACTATCAGGCATAATACCGCGCATAGCTTCACGAAAAACATGCTTAGTCACACCACCATCTGAAATCAGGTAATTTTCAGGCAAAGACAATAAAAACTCAGCCAATGGCAATGTAAGGAAAGGCACACGGCTTTCTATTGAAAAGGCCATTGAGTTACGATCTCCATGCCGTAACAAGGAAGATAACCCACGACCTGTAAGTGAATTGACTAAAGCCTCTTTAACTCTTAATCCTTTGTTTTCTTGTTTTAATGGGGCGCGTTTTTCCTTGAACTCAACCCCCCTTTGGCTTAGGTAGTCAATATTCAACCATGCTGGTTGAAAATCACGCCCCATTTTTCTACGTGCAAGCTCATAAAGTGTATCAGGCAGCTTGATACGACCCAAATACTGCCAAGCCAAAGCATAACTTCGACCTGGTGATTGTGACCAACGCCTAGCATAACGATGCGCAGCTAACCATCCTTGATTCTCAATAATACTTAACAAACGATGACCTGGATAACCAGAGTAGCCTGCCAACAGTTCATCGGCCCCCTGGCCATCCAGGGTCACCGTTACGCCTGATTCTTTAGCAAGCTTAAAAACACGATATTGAGCATAAATACTTGTGCCACCGAATGGCTCGCCTTGCTTAAGGAGCATAGCATCCAAGTCTTCTCGCATTTCATCTTGATTAGCGACAACTTTATGAGCTTTGGCTCCCATTTTTTCATTCAGTAGATCAACCCACTTTTCCTCAGAAATTCTTGAATCACTAGCGATATAACTAAAAGTTTTAATGAGAAGACTTGGTTCAAGATAGCGAACAGCTGAAACAACCGCAGAAGAATCAATTCCACCTGACAAAGCCACACCAAGTGGCACATCACTACGCAGGTGTAGTCTGACACTATCCAAGAATAATGTTCTTAGCTGACTAACAGCTTCATCAAAACTAATATTCTCATTTGTATTGATCGCAGGCTGCCACCAGCACTCAGGCTGGGTGGTAGTTTTTGTTTTCAGATCAAAGGTGAAATAGTGTGCAGGTGATAAGTGAAACACACCGTCTATAAAAGATTCTTGAGTGGAGTCGTAGTCGCCATGCACTAAATAATCATATGTACGCTGTAGATTAGGCCTCGCCTTTACATTTTTCAGACTAAGCAGCGCTCTAATCTCAGAACCAAATGTAATTTCACCATCATTAATAGAGTAAAAGAACGGCTTGATTCCGAATGCATCTCGAACAAGCAGCAATTTTTCTTGTTGCTGATCGTAAAAGACGAATGAAAACATTCCAATCAACCTGGGCAAGCATTCAACGCCCCATAACATCAACGCATGTAACAATACCTCCGTATCAGAGTCAGTATCAAAATAGCATCCAATACCACTTAACTCTTCCCTAATCTCTTTAAAGTTATATATTTCACCATTGAATATCAGCACATATCGACCGCATCGTGAATGAAATGGCTGGTCTGCAGAATCTGTTAAATCAATGATAGAAAGCCGTGTATGACCCAAATATAAGAAACCATCACCAATCACACTCTCAAAAAATGAACTATGATCAGGGCCGCGATGCTGAATTAAATCTAACGATCGTTTAACCAAAGATTCTTCTTTAGGCTCTTTGTAGAAACCACCTAGAAAGCCACACATTATCAAATACGCTCACTAAAACCAAAAGGCTTGGATATAAACCCAAGCGTGAACCAAAGAACAACCCAGGAAACACCTGTCGCTAAGTTTGCGAATAATAGAAGGTAAAACAACAAAAAAGACGAGTATAGAGCAACCATGTTAACCGGTGTCGGGGCGCATAAAATGCGCACAACCGCCCCTTTTTAACCGACTGTAACCGCCTTTTCAGGCAGTACAGACGGATTAACCCTGTGCTCTCAACATCTGGTCCACCCGCAGAACATTGGCCAGCGCGACATATAACCATCAGTTGCCGCAGTCAGCGCTGAACTCCAAACCACCCATCCTGGCGATGAAGGAATGATACAAAACCCATCCGGAGCTTTTTAAAAAGCGCCCTTATAATCATACGGGACTTGACACCTAGAAATAATTTTAGAAAAATCTCTTATTAAGAACAGCAACATTGAATTTTCTAATTGATAATTTAAAC
This DNA window, taken from Marinobacterium iners, encodes the following:
- the asnB gene encoding asparagine synthase (glutamine-hydrolyzing) → MCGFLGGFYKEPKEESLVKRSLDLIQHRGPDHSSFFESVIGDGFLYLGHTRLSIIDLTDSADQPFHSRCGRYVLIFNGEIYNFKEIREELSGIGCYFDTDSDTEVLLHALMLWGVECLPRLIGMFSFVFYDQQQEKLLLVRDAFGIKPFFYSINDGEITFGSEIRALLSLKNVKARPNLQRTYDYLVHGDYDSTQESFIDGVFHLSPAHYFTFDLKTKTTTQPECWWQPAINTNENISFDEAVSQLRTLFLDSVRLHLRSDVPLGVALSGGIDSSAVVSAVRYLEPSLLIKTFSYIASDSRISEEKWVDLLNEKMGAKAHKVVANQDEMREDLDAMLLKQGEPFGGTSIYAQYRVFKLAKESGVTVTLDGQGADELLAGYSGYPGHRLLSIIENQGWLAAHRYARRWSQSPGRSYALAWQYLGRIKLPDTLYELARRKMGRDFQPAWLNIDYLSQRGVEFKEKRAPLKQENKGLRVKEALVNSLTGRGLSSLLRHGDRNSMAFSIESRVPFLTLPLAEFLLSLPENYLISDGGVTKHVFREAMRGIMPDSHLDRKDKIGFTTPESTWLLSMVDVIKDWISDAPELPFLDKSKLLKEFQKVVDGNKSFDGRVWRWVNYLRWCTLMDIS